The genomic stretch TGCATTTTTTAAGTGGGTCattttcctctttccttttatggaattgtttttaaaatgttattccAAAATGGTATGGAAAGACATATTTCTTGCCGTCTGTAAAGAATCTTCTTATTATTCTAAATACTTAGTCTTATAATCTTTTCATCCCTCCAACATGATACATAAAAACAACTTACTTAGTAGATACAAATCTATGAAACAAATAAGACCTTAGATATATTTATCATAAGAACCAAGCtaaaatcataaatgaaattaactTCATTAAGGATCTAAATAATACATTATACATTTACAACCAACAAGCAAAGCAAAACCATTTCATGCTTCAAAGATTTGTTGGATGGCTGCCACTACTCTATCTGCTATTTCCTGGCCAAACAATCTTGGCAAACTAGAACCCAAGTCTATATCAATGGTTTTCTTCTTAACCAACTCATCCCTCTTCTCAATATTACCTCTTTCCATCTCTCCAACCCCTCTCTCCTTGCAAGCACATTCATCCAGCCACACCCGAATCACATCTCTTGCAACCGGACCGACATGGTTTGCTATAATCTCCTCCATGCGTTCGGGTCCTCCCGATTCCGTATCGACACGGACAATTATGGAAGTTGGGGAAACTAAGGAGCGGAAGAAAAGAGAGGACATGGCATATGGTCGTACTTCAGGGAGTTCTTCGATTGCTTTACGGTATTTGTCTAATCCTGTATCTTCATAGAACAATTGAAGGTAGTCTGGATTGAGCACCAGATCCTTTCTGGGAGGTAGATCCAGAATGAGAATGAGGGAGGTTGGAGAGCTTTGAATGAATTCTATGAGGAAGTTTGGAGCATCAGTTGATGGCCTCAAGTAGGCAGAAAGGCTTGCTATGTTTAATGATGCTCCTGTTGGTAGCTGGCTATGCAACCAACTTCCCAATATGAAATTAATCTAACACAAAAGTTAAGAAACATAGATTAAATAACGAACACAATCTCATTACCAATTTGTTAGTTTGAATTTGGTTCTGCTGCtacaaaattttcacaattatCTCATACTCTTGATTTGTTAGAAACACTTACATTagaattttagtttaaatgcTTAACAAAACAATTACATATCGCTAGAGATTTTGATTAATGTAATAACTCAATAATCCGTGGTATCTAACATGCTAAGCGTTGGAGATATGATAAATTTGGATTCAAAAAGTATTTAACAGATGCATaaacaatcaattttatatctaatcgATCCGTAGACtatgaaagaaatttaaattttaaatcctcAATTCCGGAACGCTAAAATTGGAAGCAGATCAGAGTACACTCGAAACAGTTCGATTATCTAAATTTCTTAAGAGACAGAGACATAGAGACACATACAGAAGAGTCCGGCGAGCCAGATCTGATGAGAAGAGCGCCTTGCGAAGTCCCGTTCTGATTCTGGAAGTATTCAACATCAGGAGGAAGAGtgcaaggaagaagatgatctTCGAGTCGAGATTCAGCAGCGCCGACGAGATCAGTCATCAGAGCTCTGTGAGAAGCCGACAGATGCGGAAACTCCTTCAGCTTCGACGACGATCCCGGCCGGATCGGCACATTCTCCGCCATGTTCGACGCTGCGTTCCTTATCACTAATTCTCTGAAACGGGATTCCACCGGCGGCGGAAGACTGAAAGCTTTTGCAGATGGATAAACCATCAACGCCATGTTTGGCATCTTATTTTCATCCCTGTGTCGAAGATGGGATAGCTCGGATTGGATTAGGGATAACGAAAATATCTGCTCAGTTAGGTTTCTTCGGGCCCCACAACTCcgtttagtttaaaattttgttcattgcgtctagaaaaaaaaaattccaaaaaaatgaataattaaaaatataatataatcaaataattgtatttacgaatataaataaattatttaaaaaataattattacattagttaatattaaataattaattattgactattttactttttttacgtcaatattaaaatattttaaattaattctaacttaaattttaggtatttaagcttattttgtaataaattttaaaataatttaataatggGACGTTTTAACTACTCACCCAtagattaaaatgaaatttttagtatatatattttgtatttttaatatttaatattaacaaCTATgctaaaaaaaagattttaataaaattgtataaataaatttaaaaaataattataaatgtgtttcattcctttttataaataatttaaaaatgaaaatgattaaaagatattttttttatgaataaaaaataaaataaataaataaaNNNNNNNNNNNNNNNNNNNNNNNNNNNNNNNNNNNNNNNNNNNNNNNNNNNNNNNNNNNNNNNNNNNNNNNNNNNNNNNNNNNNNNNNNNNNNNNNNNNNNNNNNNNNNNNNNNNNNNNNNNNNNNNNNNNNNNNNNNNNNNNNNNNNNNNNNNNNNNNNNNNNNNNNNNNNNNNNNNNNNNNNNNNNNNNNNNNNNNNNNNNNNNNNNNNNNNNNNNNNNNNNNNNNNNNNNNNNNNNNNNNNNNNNNNNNNNNNNNNNNNNNNNNNNNNNNNNNNNNNNNNNNNNNNNNNNNNNNNNNNNNNNNNNNNNNNNNNNNNNNNNNNNNNNNNNNNNNNNNNNNNNNNNNNNNNNNNNNNNNNNNNNNNNNNNNNNNNNNNNNNNNNNNNNNNNNNNNNNNNNNNNNNNNNNNNNNNNNNNNNNNNNNNNNNNNNNNNNNNNNNNNNNNNNNNNNNNNNNNNNNNNNNNNNNNNNNNNNNNNNNNNNNNNNNNNNNNNNNNNNNNNNNNNNNNNNNNNNNNNNNNNNNNNNNNN from Cucurbita pepo subsp. pepo cultivar mu-cu-16 unplaced genomic scaffold, ASM280686v2 Cp4.1_scaffold000331, whole genome shotgun sequence encodes the following:
- the LOC111785014 gene encoding red chlorophyll catabolite reductase-like is translated as MPNMALMVYPSAKAFSLPPPVESRFRELVIRNAASNMAENVPIRPGSSSKLKEFPHLSASHRALMTDLVGAAESRLEDHLLPCTLPPDVEYFQNQNGTSQGALLIRSGSPDSSINFILGSWLHSQLPTGASLNIASLSAYLRPSTDAPNFLIEFIQSSPTSLILILDLPPRKDLVLNPDYLQLFYEDTGLDKYRKAIEELPEVRPYAMSSLFFRSLVSPTSIIVRVDTESGGPERMEEIIANHVGPVARDVIRVWLDECACKERGVGEMERGNIEKRDELVKKKTIDIDLGSSLPRLFGQEIADRVVAAIQQIFEA